A genomic window from Treponema maltophilum ATCC 51939 includes:
- a CDS encoding extracellular solute-binding protein, translated as MKKVKIAAALAVFVAGIVCFSGCKGKNESSVSSTGKIVLTVAARGGTHTDVIEAVKGDFEQKNNCTVNVLAFSADDLKQHAALDSINTKGVYDLVMIDDPVMPEFTENGVLQNLTAMGYKDDTDFVEKSLALGKSPYATGDTYALPFTGNVQLFFYNDSVLKDAGMPLPSSWEDVLKTAKKIKSAGKAGYVIRGQQGNPIVSDFLPVLWAYGGDVFDENWNVVVDSPEAKKALKMYCDLFAAGANYEKNDIVASVANGNAGMALGWPSWFISSSNAQASYAAIPDRVSSSSEKHATGMIGNWMMGITANSTHKETALKLLTYLTSAEVQKSAVDKGGVPTRTSVFTDSAITAKYPYFSVIYEGTNNSVVRPRTPKWSSVENAFGIELSNVVSAGKSIDDGLAAAKKAIEEIMAK; from the coding sequence ATGAAAAAAGTAAAAATCGCTGCGGCCCTTGCGGTCTTTGTTGCCGGGATTGTATGTTTTTCGGGATGCAAGGGAAAGAATGAAAGCTCGGTATCTTCTACGGGAAAAATCGTTTTAACCGTTGCCGCGCGCGGCGGTACGCATACCGATGTTATCGAAGCCGTAAAGGGCGATTTCGAACAAAAAAATAATTGTACGGTAAACGTACTTGCTTTCAGCGCGGACGACTTAAAACAGCACGCCGCTTTGGATTCCATCAACACAAAAGGCGTATACGATTTGGTGATGATCGACGATCCGGTTATGCCCGAATTTACGGAAAACGGCGTTTTGCAGAATTTAACCGCAATGGGCTATAAAGACGATACGGACTTTGTGGAAAAATCTTTGGCTTTGGGAAAAAGCCCGTATGCGACAGGCGATACCTATGCGCTGCCTTTTACGGGAAACGTTCAGCTTTTCTTTTACAATGATTCCGTTTTAAAAGATGCGGGAATGCCGCTGCCGTCGTCGTGGGAAGATGTGCTGAAAACCGCAAAAAAAATAAAATCGGCGGGAAAAGCCGGTTATGTAATCCGCGGCCAGCAGGGAAATCCCATTGTATCCGATTTTTTGCCGGTTTTATGGGCTTACGGAGGCGATGTATTTGATGAAAACTGGAACGTTGTCGTAGATTCGCCCGAAGCAAAAAAAGCTTTAAAAATGTACTGTGATTTGTTTGCCGCCGGTGCCAATTATGAAAAGAACGATATTGTCGCTTCCGTTGCGAACGGTAATGCGGGTATGGCTTTGGGCTGGCCTTCGTGGTTTATTTCTTCGTCAAACGCTCAAGCTTCCTATGCCGCAATTCCCGATCGCGTATCCTCGTCTTCGGAAAAACACGCAACAGGTATGATCGGCAACTGGATGATGGGTATTACCGCAAACAGTACTCATAAAGAAACGGCTTTAAAACTTTTAACTTATTTAACAAGTGCGGAAGTGCAAAAGTCCGCAGTTGATAAGGGCGGCGTTCCTACACGTACAAGCGTTTTTACCGATTCCGCAATAACCGCAAAATATCCGTATTTCAGCGTTATTTACGAAGGCACCAATAATTCGGTCGTACGCCCGCGCACACCGAAATGGTCGTCCGTTGAAAATGCATTCGGCATAGAACTTTCGAATGTCGTTTCCGCAGGAAAGAGCATCGACGACGGTTTGGCTGCCGCAAAAAAAGCTATAGAAGAAATAATGGCAAAATAA
- a CDS encoding carbohydrate ABC transporter permease translates to MKYKIRPLKALFLAIVLLWTLFPIYWMLSLSIRSNAELTAKLSILPHSFTFSHFVSLFKFKHIGNSIVNSLQVALVSLAIAVCAGVPCAYIFSRARFAFRLKKTGILWVLLLRVLPPIAFAIPLYVMMNRIGLLGTKIPIVLSHILLNIPFIIWYLVSFFANQPKELEESAKIDGAGEWTVFLKIILPLILPGLAAVLILTFMTSWNEYLYGVIFVQKSDHYTVPLILATLNSEQELAQWGNIAAGGVLSVIPVSLFVLFAQTYLIKGLAGGAVKG, encoded by the coding sequence ATGAAATATAAAATAAGGCCTCTTAAAGCGTTGTTTCTTGCGATTGTGTTGCTTTGGACTTTGTTTCCCATCTATTGGATGCTGTCGCTTTCCATCCGCAGCAATGCCGAATTAACGGCAAAGCTTTCCATTCTGCCTCACTCTTTTACTTTCAGCCATTTTGTTTCGTTGTTCAAATTTAAGCATATAGGTAATTCGATCGTAAACAGTTTGCAGGTTGCTTTGGTTTCGCTTGCGATTGCGGTATGTGCCGGTGTTCCCTGCGCGTATATATTTTCGCGCGCACGTTTTGCTTTTCGTTTGAAAAAGACGGGGATTTTGTGGGTGCTTTTGCTCAGAGTTTTGCCGCCGATCGCTTTTGCCATTCCGCTGTACGTTATGATGAACCGTATCGGCTTGCTGGGGACGAAAATTCCCATAGTCTTATCGCATATACTTTTAAACATTCCTTTTATTATTTGGTACTTGGTAAGCTTTTTTGCGAACCAGCCGAAAGAATTGGAGGAAAGTGCGAAAATCGACGGTGCGGGAGAATGGACGGTTTTTTTGAAAATCATTTTACCGCTTATTCTTCCCGGCCTTGCAGCCGTACTGATTTTAACCTTTATGACTTCATGGAACGAATATCTGTACGGCGTTATTTTCGTACAAAAATCGGATCACTATACCGTCCCCCTTATATTGGCGACGTTAAACAGTGAACAGGAACTGGCGCAATGGGGAAACATAGCCGCAGGCGGCGTGCTTTCGGTTATTCCGGTGTCGCTTTTTGTGCTTTTTGCTCAAACGTATCTTATAAAAGGTTTGGCCGGCGGCGCCGTAAAAGGTTAA
- a CDS encoding glycerophosphodiester phosphodiesterase family protein, which yields MSEKLILLTAHSGCENTVPNSAEYIQKALDLPCDIIEIDVRKSADGFYLSHDAPHGKSAVMLDEALEFLGKKPSVCVNFDLKEDIVCSLAEYLEQKNFMYRAFFSGSVSQESFCALKNGKGRVLFNIDGASLKSGADSFLRDLKQKMPGLKALNLYYKDASKDLVDACHTQGLKVFVWTVDGANDVKRMIDFGVDGITANRVIQASECLLSARSKKFEGLYDIVCIGPVSKDIMIDHLGNEDRLLGGAIIQSGYAAYGAGFKTAVCTKCNDTDSSTLAELDKAPMDVYRFFSADTTSIRNTYFTADKEQRTCDLISESDPFYACDILKVPARIYHFAGLTTDDFDDTLFVAALGHGKIAVDAQCLLRRPTTSGSMDYADWKNKRTYLSYIDYFKTDAKEGEILTGLSDTRKAAAQLCDWGAKEVLITHNTEVIVRTRDFLYSCPIKARSLAGRTGRGDTCFATYIAERNTSSIPEALLFATALVSLKMETKGPFRGTRADVRKYIENFYTDEDVRSVSV from the coding sequence ATGTCCGAAAAATTGATTTTATTGACGGCCCACAGCGGCTGTGAAAATACGGTACCGAATTCCGCCGAATATATACAAAAGGCGCTCGATCTGCCCTGCGACATTATCGAAATCGATGTGCGCAAAAGTGCGGACGGATTTTATCTTTCGCACGATGCGCCGCACGGAAAGTCCGCCGTAATGCTCGATGAAGCGCTCGAATTCTTGGGTAAAAAGCCTTCCGTCTGCGTCAACTTCGATTTAAAAGAAGATATTGTATGCTCGCTTGCCGAATATTTGGAACAAAAGAATTTTATGTACCGCGCGTTTTTCAGCGGTTCGGTTTCGCAGGAAAGTTTTTGCGCGCTTAAAAACGGCAAAGGTCGCGTCCTGTTCAATATAGACGGCGCTTCTTTAAAGTCCGGCGCCGATTCTTTTTTGCGCGATTTAAAACAAAAAATGCCTGGTTTAAAGGCGCTCAATTTATATTATAAAGACGCTTCGAAAGACCTTGTCGACGCTTGCCATACACAGGGGCTGAAGGTTTTTGTATGGACGGTTGACGGCGCAAACGACGTAAAACGTATGATCGATTTCGGCGTTGACGGCATAACGGCAAACCGCGTCATTCAAGCATCGGAATGTCTGTTGAGTGCGCGATCAAAGAAATTTGAAGGACTGTACGATATCGTGTGCATCGGTCCCGTGTCAAAAGACATTATGATCGACCACTTGGGCAACGAAGACCGTCTGCTCGGCGGCGCGATAATTCAATCGGGCTATGCCGCGTACGGTGCGGGTTTTAAAACGGCCGTGTGCACCAAATGCAACGATACGGACAGTTCAACGCTTGCCGAATTGGATAAGGCGCCCATGGACGTGTACCGTTTTTTCAGCGCCGATACGACTTCAATCCGCAATACCTATTTTACGGCGGACAAAGAACAGCGCACGTGCGATTTGATCAGCGAATCCGATCCCTTTTATGCCTGCGATATCTTAAAAGTTCCGGCGCGCATTTATCATTTTGCAGGTTTAACCACCGACGATTTTGACGATACGCTTTTTGTCGCCGCACTCGGCCACGGTAAAATCGCCGTCGATGCCCAGTGCCTGCTCCGGCGCCCGACAACCTCCGGCTCCATGGATTATGCCGATTGGAAAAATAAACGCACGTATTTATCCTATATAGATTATTTTAAAACCGACGCAAAAGAGGGCGAAATCCTGACCGGCTTATCCGATACGCGCAAGGCCGCCGCGCAGCTGTGCGATTGGGGCGCAAAAGAAGTACTCATTACGCACAATACCGAGGTTATCGTGCGCACGCGCGATTTTTTGTACAGCTGCCCGATAAAGGCGCGTTCCCTTGCCGGCCGCACCGGGCGGGGCGACACCTGCTTTGCGACCTATATCGCCGAGCGCAACACTTCTTCCATACCCGAAGCTTTACTGTTTGCAACCGCGCTCGTATCGCTTAAGATGGAAACAAAGGGCCCCTTCCGGGGAACGCGCGCCGATGTCCGCAAGTATATAGAAAACTTTTATACGGACGAGGACGTACGCTCCGTTTCCGTGTAA
- the iolE gene encoding myo-inosose-2 dehydratase: MFKKDAVFLGIAPIGWCNDDMPELGKENTFEQIISEMALAGFTGCEIGNKYPSDPAVLKEALDLRGMRIASRWYSSFLLTKPLKENVASFKKELDFLSAVKANRINVSEQSYSIQGKMDVPVLQNKKHVMNDEEWKTFTTGLNELGKVATDKGFKLCYHHHMGTVVQSLTETERMMEQTDPRYVYLCYDTGHFTFAGEDPAAILKKHIGRVGHVHLKDVRPKVLKQVKDNGWSFLTAVKNGAFTVPGDGCIDFDTVFKLLADNKYEGWILVEAEQDPAKANPFKYAKMARAFIKEHAKI; this comes from the coding sequence ATGTTTAAAAAGGATGCGGTTTTTTTGGGTATTGCGCCGATCGGCTGGTGCAATGACGATATGCCGGAATTGGGCAAAGAAAATACCTTTGAGCAAATTATAAGCGAAATGGCTTTGGCGGGTTTTACGGGCTGCGAAATCGGCAACAAGTATCCGTCGGATCCGGCGGTTTTAAAAGAAGCGCTCGACTTGCGCGGTATGCGCATTGCAAGCCGCTGGTACAGTTCTTTTTTGCTGACCAAACCGCTGAAAGAAAATGTCGCTTCTTTTAAAAAAGAATTGGATTTTTTAAGCGCGGTAAAAGCAAACCGCATAAACGTGAGCGAACAAAGCTACAGCATACAGGGTAAGATGGATGTTCCCGTTTTGCAAAACAAAAAGCACGTGATGAACGATGAGGAGTGGAAAACCTTTACGACGGGATTAAACGAACTGGGAAAGGTTGCGACGGACAAGGGCTTTAAGCTGTGCTATCACCACCATATGGGAACGGTTGTGCAAAGCCTTACCGAAACGGAACGCATGATGGAACAAACCGACCCGCGTTATGTGTACCTGTGCTACGATACGGGACACTTCACTTTTGCAGGCGAAGACCCGGCAGCCATTTTGAAAAAACACATAGGACGCGTCGGACACGTACACTTAAAAGACGTTCGGCCGAAAGTCCTCAAGCAGGTAAAAGACAACGGCTGGAGTTTTTTAACCGCAGTTAAAAACGGCGCGTTTACCGTTCCCGGCGACGGCTGCATAGATTTCGACACGGTATTCAAGCTGCTTGCCGACAACAAATACGAAGGTTGGATTTTGGTGGAAGCCGAACAGGATCCGGCAAAAGCGAATCCGTTCAAATACGCCAAAATGGCGCGCGCCTTTATAAAAGAACACGCAAAGATATAG
- a CDS encoding ABC transporter permease — MNKTIKQRLVAYGLVMPAFLTVMAVVALPIIAAVQKSFTHPKTGEFTFENYLFFFTTKRELTNLGFTLFVVVMTVVIAITVAYLLALFLRFVDSPFSRAIGSLYLLPRFVPGLVAVYAMITIIRDSGLINRISNVFGADIKLGLMYHAGGMILMNLWFNIPFAALMITAGLSAVPDSIIESARDVGASKIRVFFSMILPLSLKDIVVAGTFVFMSNVGAFTTPYLMGGNFPKMLGISLFDQFNKYLRYERAAALSVIMFLLCSVSAGVYIYTNLKEKAWEKN, encoded by the coding sequence ATGAATAAAACGATTAAACAACGCTTGGTTGCATACGGTTTGGTGATGCCCGCGTTTTTAACGGTTATGGCGGTCGTTGCCCTTCCGATTATCGCTGCGGTACAAAAAAGTTTTACGCACCCGAAAACCGGAGAATTCACGTTTGAAAATTACCTGTTCTTTTTTACGACAAAACGCGAATTGACCAATTTGGGCTTTACCTTGTTCGTCGTTGTTATGACGGTGGTTATCGCGATTACGGTTGCCTATCTTTTGGCTCTGTTTTTGCGCTTTGTCGATTCGCCCTTTTCGCGCGCAATCGGCAGTTTGTATTTGCTTCCGCGATTCGTTCCCGGCCTTGTCGCCGTGTATGCGATGATTACGATTATCCGCGATTCCGGTCTTATAAACCGCATTTCGAACGTGTTCGGCGCGGACATTAAGCTCGGGCTTATGTACCATGCGGGCGGCATGATTCTTATGAACCTGTGGTTTAACATTCCCTTTGCCGCTCTTATGATTACCGCGGGTTTGAGCGCCGTTCCCGATTCGATAATCGAAAGCGCGCGCGACGTCGGTGCAAGTAAAATCCGCGTGTTCTTTTCGATGATTTTGCCCCTGTCGCTTAAAGACATTGTCGTTGCCGGAACCTTTGTGTTTATGTCAAATGTCGGCGCTTTTACGACGCCGTATTTGATGGGCGGCAACTTTCCGAAAATGCTCGGCATTTCGCTGTTCGATCAATTCAATAAGTATTTGCGCTACGAACGCGCGGCCGCACTTTCGGTCATTATGTTTTTGCTGTGTTCCGTGTCGGCAGGCGTGTACATTTATACGAACTTAAAAGAAAAGGCGTGGGAAAAGAATTAG
- a CDS encoding ABC transporter ATP-binding protein — translation MNENKENRPVKLEIRNMSKLYKNGDGVQNINLSIYEGEIVTMLGPSGCGKSTILRTIGGFLDVTSGDILIDNKSIVALPPEKRPTAMVFQSYNLWTHMTIYENLAFGLKLRKIPKATIKTEIEKYLELVSMSGCEKKYPGQLSGGQQQRIAIARSLMLKPEVLLLDEPFSALDAKIRQQMREELKKIQSELGITVVFVTHDQEEAMGISHRIVVMNKGVFEQIGTPTEIYDKPASRYVASFIGDMNFLNHNGKIIAARPEDITISEKASDFSGTIRTIMVLGHYEEVTVQCGNSIVRCFATREQAKNLAPGQQVHLGLNRYHEF, via the coding sequence ATGAATGAAAATAAAGAAAATCGGCCGGTAAAGCTTGAAATCCGGAATATGTCGAAGCTGTATAAAAACGGCGACGGGGTACAAAACATAAACTTGAGTATTTATGAGGGCGAAATCGTAACCATGCTCGGACCTTCCGGCTGCGGTAAAAGTACCATTTTGCGTACGATCGGCGGCTTTTTGGATGTAACTTCGGGCGATATTTTAATCGACAATAAATCGATTGTTGCGCTGCCGCCGGAAAAACGGCCGACGGCTATGGTCTTTCAAAGCTATAACTTGTGGACGCACATGACCATTTACGAAAATCTTGCCTTCGGCCTTAAGCTGCGTAAAATTCCGAAAGCGACGATTAAAACCGAAATCGAAAAATATTTGGAACTTGTATCCATGAGCGGCTGCGAAAAAAAATATCCGGGGCAGCTTTCCGGCGGCCAGCAACAGCGCATTGCGATTGCGCGTTCTTTGATGCTCAAGCCCGAAGTGCTTTTGCTCGACGAGCCTTTTTCGGCCCTTGATGCGAAAATCCGCCAGCAAATGCGCGAAGAGCTCAAAAAGATTCAATCGGAACTGGGCATTACGGTTGTGTTTGTTACGCACGACCAGGAAGAAGCGATGGGAATTTCACACCGCATCGTCGTTATGAATAAGGGCGTGTTCGAACAAATCGGTACCCCCACCGAAATTTACGACAAGCCCGCTTCGCGCTACGTTGCTTCGTTTATCGGCGATATGAACTTTTTGAATCACAACGGAAAAATTATCGCCGCCCGCCCGGAAGATATTACGATAAGCGAAAAAGCTTCGGATTTTTCCGGTACAATCCGCACGATTATGGTACTCGGCCACTACGAAGAAGTAACCGTGCAATGCGGAAATTCGATTGTGCGCTGTTTTGCGACGCGCGAACAGGCAAAAAATCTGGCGCCCGGACAACAGGTTCACTTGGGCTTAAACCGATATCACGAGTTTTAA
- a CDS encoding ABC transporter permease, whose product MFKYLNPKRFYFAVGRKRFIEFIIFAVFILFFYGPLLNMCMLAFADTYTVPAVFPQQWGIKWWKFIFGQQSLVSSIVQSFTVAAITTMCSMVLCIPAAYALARFKFPGRKIFMLSFLLTNAFPKLGIYTSIGILFYKYNLMGTLAGVVIIHMINSMMFMVWLPASAFRSVHRQQEEAARDVGAGPLRTFFSVTLPMAMPGIAVATLYTFLGSMEEAQGTMLVGLGRIKTMPVEMYGVILDYPGQAGAVFALILIVPSLVLILAMRKYIGPAAIAGGFKMK is encoded by the coding sequence ATGTTCAAGTATTTGAATCCCAAACGTTTTTATTTTGCCGTCGGGCGCAAACGTTTTATTGAGTTTATCATCTTTGCCGTATTTATTTTGTTTTTTTACGGCCCGCTTTTAAACATGTGTATGCTGGCCTTTGCCGACACGTACACGGTACCGGCCGTATTTCCCCAACAATGGGGAATAAAATGGTGGAAATTTATTTTCGGCCAGCAAAGCCTCGTGTCTTCGATTGTTCAGTCGTTTACCGTCGCCGCAATTACGACTATGTGTTCGATGGTGCTGTGCATTCCCGCGGCCTATGCGCTTGCCCGTTTTAAATTTCCCGGCAGAAAGATTTTTATGCTTTCGTTTTTACTGACGAATGCCTTCCCCAAATTGGGAATTTATACATCCATAGGTATTTTGTTTTATAAATATAATTTGATGGGCACCCTTGCCGGCGTCGTCATCATTCACATGATCAATTCGATGATGTTTATGGTGTGGCTTCCCGCAAGTGCGTTCCGTTCCGTACACCGCCAGCAGGAAGAAGCTGCGCGCGATGTGGGTGCCGGTCCCTTGCGCACCTTTTTTTCGGTAACGCTTCCGATGGCTATGCCCGGCATCGCCGTCGCGACGTTGTATACTTTTTTGGGTTCCATGGAAGAAGCCCAGGGAACCATGCTCGTCGGCTTGGGGCGCATAAAAACCATGCCGGTCGAAATGTACGGTGTTATTCTCGATTACCCGGGACAAGCCGGAGCCGTTTTTGCGCTCATACTGATTGTTCCGTCTTTGGTGCTTATATTGGCAATGAGAAAATATATCGGACCTGCCGCTATTGCCGGCGGTTTTAAAATGAAATAA
- a CDS encoding extracellular solute-binding protein — protein MKKNRIYAVLSVCAALSLLFTACGKKAQAKDNKTVNLWATGSDNVRQIFEALATDFNTNSEYAGKYEIKLNFMLSGTGTQSLVDMLTAAYKAKQTKTDYDLVDLGGDDLSRTVSLIGEQGFLKIDPAKVPNAAGVSAQPPTAKGKLQPYRGTTVVLAYNSKTVPTPPKTTDELTQWIMDHPGRFSYNTPGTGGAGDSFARTAVYNFISDPAAMMSDDEKWTKEWDPGFGYLAKIHPYMYKSGGAVVYPNKNQGTLDLLSNGEIDMCPAWADMLLSQRAAGTVPEYIKMCTIEPSFTGSVQGLIVPNFGSNSDGAFAFINYILSEQTQTMLVRKMAAIPLVDTTKMDLTGYEDLRDLDVSKFRVMSIGDLSTAFNERWDVEISTLK, from the coding sequence ATGAAAAAAAATCGGATTTACGCGGTTCTCTCCGTGTGCGCCGCGTTATCGCTTTTGTTTACTGCGTGCGGAAAAAAAGCGCAGGCAAAAGACAACAAAACCGTCAACCTTTGGGCAACCGGTTCGGACAATGTCCGCCAAATATTTGAAGCGTTGGCAACCGATTTCAACACGAATTCCGAATACGCGGGAAAGTATGAAATCAAATTGAATTTTATGCTCAGCGGCACGGGAACGCAGTCTCTGGTCGATATGCTTACGGCGGCCTATAAGGCGAAGCAAACCAAAACCGATTACGATTTGGTCGATTTGGGCGGCGACGATTTGTCGCGCACGGTTTCGCTTATCGGTGAGCAGGGCTTTTTGAAAATCGATCCGGCCAAGGTGCCCAATGCGGCCGGGGTTTCCGCTCAGCCGCCGACGGCAAAGGGTAAGTTGCAGCCGTACCGCGGAACGACCGTCGTTCTTGCCTACAATTCCAAAACGGTTCCCACTCCGCCTAAAACCACCGACGAATTGACGCAGTGGATTATGGATCATCCCGGACGCTTTTCTTACAACACGCCCGGAACCGGCGGTGCCGGCGATTCGTTTGCGCGCACGGCCGTGTACAACTTTATTTCGGATCCTGCGGCGATGATGAGCGACGACGAAAAATGGACAAAAGAATGGGATCCCGGATTCGGCTATTTGGCGAAAATCCATCCGTATATGTATAAATCCGGCGGAGCGGTTGTGTATCCCAATAAAAACCAGGGAACGCTCGACCTTCTTTCCAACGGCGAAATCGACATGTGCCCCGCATGGGCGGATATGCTGCTTTCGCAGCGCGCTGCGGGAACGGTCCCCGAATACATCAAAATGTGCACGATCGAACCCTCTTTTACCGGTTCCGTTCAGGGCTTGATTGTTCCGAATTTCGGTTCGAACAGCGACGGCGCCTTTGCGTTTATCAATTACATTTTGAGCGAGCAGACGCAAACCATGCTCGTGCGCAAAATGGCCGCCATTCCGCTTGTCGATACGACAAAGATGGACTTAACCGGCTATGAAGATTTGCGCGACCTCGACGTAAGCAAATTCCGCGTTATGTCTATCGGCGATCTTTCGACCGCCTTTAATGAACGCTGGGATGTGGAAATCAGTACGCTGAAGTAG